In Brevibacterium pigmentatum, the sequence ACCGAGGTCCGTGCGGATGTCCGCCCGGAAGGCAAGGTCTCCGTGGTGAGCGAACTGCAGGAGCAGGGCCGGGCCGTGGCCATGGTCGGCGACGGGGTCAATGACGCCGCCGCTCTGGCCGGTGCGGATCTCGGCATTGCGATGGGGTCGGGCACTGATGCGGCGATGGCGGCCTCGGACGTCACCATGGTCAGGTCCGATCCGCAGCAGATTCCGCAGGCGATCAGGCTCTCACGCCGGACCTTGGGGCTGATCAAGGGCAACCTGTTCTGGGCCTTCGCCTACAACACTGCGGCGATCCCGATCGCGGCATTCGGACTGCTCGATCCGATGATCGCCGGTGCTGCAATGGCGTTCTCGTCGGTGTTCGTCATCCTCAACAGCCTCCGGCTGCTGCGCTTCAAGTAGCTGCGGTGCGAACGGCGGGGCTGGTCGGCTTCCCGCGCAGACCACACGACTGGCTCTCCCCTCGACCGCGAGAATCCCTCATGACAAGCGCCATAACTCCCTGCTCCTGCAGGGCGTTATGGCGCTTTCGGTGTCTGATGCCTCAGCAGCTGTAGGAAATGACAGTCACGCGAGGTTATGCGAGCAACGAGCTGTCTCGCATGCGAAGCACGCGGTAGGGCGACTCAGCGCATGACGGGGTAGGACTGGTTCTGGTTCTGCGTGTCTTTGCGCATCACCCAGTTGAGGTAGCTCGTGAAACCCGACACCAGCACAAATGCCGCTCCGGCATAGATGAATGCGTAACCGAAGGCACGGCCGTCCTGCCACGCTCGGGTGACGATGATCGCGAGGACGAGGGTGACGATTGCGCAGACGGCACCGACCTTGAGCGCGTCCTTGTAGGACACCGTGCTGGTGGGCTTGCCGCCTGTGGACTTCTTCTTCGGGGTGTTCGTGGGCGCCATGCCCGCCATTCTACCGGTCAGACCTGAGAGCCAACCCATCCTGTGGCCGAGATCAAGTCGTGGACTGCCCCACCTGGAAGCTCGATCCCCTCGGCACCGTGGTGGCCGTGCCTGACCGTCCATCCCCACGACACCGAGGTGGCCACAAGAAGCCTTGAACCCAACGGAGAACGCGGCGACCAGCCGATCCGGGGCCGGCCCAGACCCGCCTGCGCCGATGATCAGGTGGACTACAGGCTCCGAACAGGCAAAAATGAGGGTGTGCCAGTCACCGTCAGACGCGCCTCCGGGGAGGCGCTGTGCTCTTTTCACTCCAGCCAGGCCCCGCCTGGCCGTGAGCCATGCGCAGACGCATCGGCCCCGACGGCAACCTCTACGGGCACCACAGCAGTCGGACCAAGCCCCCTCGACAATCCCCACTCGACATCCCTCCGTCGCACCCTCCGCACCTTCACGGCGCTCCTCCTTGCGGCAGTCATGACGTTCACCGTCACAGCGTGCGGACCCGATCGCGGCCTCAAGGTCTCGCCCGAGGGCAACCCCTCCCCCTCGCTCTTCGCCCCCAACACCGAGGCCGCCGGCGAGCCGAACGAGCCGTTCTCGCTCGACGAGGTCCGCAAGGCCATCGAATCGTCGTCGGGCAACGCGGTCACCGGCAGCGCCACGGAGACGGCCGAGGTCATCGCCGATTGCAAGGACTGCCTGAAGTTCTCGTCGCCGTTCCTCAGCGGCGAACAGAAGTTCCAGCTGGTCACGGTGGCCAACCCCAAGCAGCGGGATGAGACCATCGCCGGCGCGGTCGTCAGCGAACACAGGGGCGAGCCCCGCCTCGAACTCATCGCCACCGGCAATCAACTCAAGGTCGATCCCGGCAGAAATGGGACACTGGTGGTGCAGGAGGCCATGTTCGCCGACGGGGACAAAGCATGCTGCCCATCCGGCTGGTCGGTGCAGGTGTATCGCCTGCACGACGGTAGGTTTGAACCAGGTCAACGCTTCACGCGGCTTAATGGAGAAACGTAATGCATATAGTTCTGGTCGAGGATGATGAGGTCATCCGCGAAACGACGCAGATCGGACTCGAACGATTCGACTACACGGTCTCGGCATTCGCCGACGGCCGCGAGGGGTACGAATTCGTCTCCGCCAACGGCGCCGACGTCCTCCTGCTGGATCTCATGCTGCCGACGATGAACGGCGCTTCCATCTGCCGTGCCGTGCGCGAGCGTTCGACGATCCCGATCATCATCATCTCCGCCCGCTCCGATGCCATCGACATCGTCCAGGCCCTCGAGGCCGGCGCCGACGACTATCTCACCAAGCCGTTCGACATGCAGGTGCTCAACGCCCGCATCCGTGCGGTCGTCCGCCGGTTCATCACGACCGGCACAGACCGGTTCGGCTACTCCCCCGCCCCCGAGGCGGATGAACACCACGACACCGTGATCGGCCCCGGCGGCATGGTCACCGGCGACGGCATCCCCGAGGTCCTCGGCGCCAGCCCCGGAATGGACACCCGGGATCGGCTGCGAGCGCAGCTCGAATCCGATGACACCTACCTCGGTGCCGGTGGGAAGTTCACCACCGCCCCCGAGGCGGACGACGACGAAGAGGCGATCGGCGGCGCGGTTCCGCCACGTCCGAGCGGCTCGCCCACGGTGGCCGCGGAAACGTCCGGATCCGACGGCGGGCTGGGTCCGTTCCGCACACGACTGGGCTCCCTCGTCCTCGACACCGGCCGGCTGACGGTCGAGGTCGACGGGGAGGAAGTCCACCTCACCCCGACCGAGCTGCGTGTCCTCCTGCTGCTGACCGAGCAGCCCGAGCACGTGTATTCGCGGGAGAAGATCGCGTTCACGGTCTGGGGCTACGAATGGGCCGGCGACTCCCGCGTCGTCGACGTCCACATCCAGCGCCTGCGGAAGAAGATCGGGGCGAACATGATCGAAACCGTTCGCGGATTCGGTTACCGCTTCGCAGGCTGATTAGATGTCGCTGCGCTGGAAGATCTCTCTGCTCATCGTCGCCTCGGTGATCATCGCCGTCCTGTCGTGCTCGATCGTGCTGCGCCAATCCGCGGCCCGGGCCGAGGACGACCGCATGCGGTCGACGGTGACCGAGCAGCTGACGAACGCGACAGCCATCTTCTCCGAGACCGGGGTGCTCACTCTCAACGCCCGCATCGATGATCCGGAGCTGCCCAAGGAGGCGCGCAAGTCCGCGCTCAAGGGGCAGAGCGTGACGATCCGCTCCGAGGTCGACGGTGAGGAGATCGTGTGGGCAGCGGCCCCGATCGAGGTCGGCTCGCATACCCAGGTGATCTCCGTACGCGCTTCGACCAAGGACAGCCAGGAGCTCATCGGCCGCATCGACCAGGCACTGCTGGTGGGCATGATCGGCTCCGCCCTCGTCGTCGGCGGTGTCGGCTCGATCGTCGCCGGCCGCATCTCCCGCAGGCTGACCCTGGGCGCGCAGGCCGCCCGGAAGATCGCCGGCGGGGACACGACGACGCGCATCGCCGATGTCATCGACGAATCCGATCAGGAAGTGTGGGCCTTCGCCACGGCAGTCGACACCGCTGTGGCCCGCCTGACCGAACGCATCGACTCCGAGCAGCGCTTCACCGCGGACCTCGCGCACGAGATGCGCACCCCGCTGACCGGGCTGGTCAATGCCGCGAACCTGCTCGAAGAGGATTCCCGCCCCGCCGAGCTCGTCAAGGACCGAGTCGTGCGCATGCAGGTCCTCGTCGAGGATCTCCTCGAGGTCTCCCGTCTCGACGCCGGCCGTGCCAATCCCGAGTTCACCCGCGTCGACGTCGATCAGGCGATCCGTTCCCTGCTGGGCACGATGGAGGCCTCGGGCGCCCTGGCCGGCCACCAGATCGACACTCATCTGGCGGCGCTGAATTCGACGCTGGTCACCGATGTCCGCCGCTTCGAGCGCATCGTGTCGAACCTGCTGGTCAACGCGATCAAGCACGGCGGGGATCCCATCCGCCTGGAGACGAGCACGCGCAGCATCATCGTCTCCGACTCCGGTGCCGGCTATCCGCCGGATATCGTCAACACCGGCCCGACCCGCTTCGTCTCCGCCGGAGGCGGCGGAATGGGCCTCGGCCTCGTCATCGCGCAGGGGCAGGCACGCCTGCTCGGCATCAAGCTGATCTTCAGTAACGATCCCGTAACAGGGGGCGCACGGACGGAAGTGGTCTTCCCCGACGAGGAAGCCCAGGAACGCGCGCTCCGGCAGTACGTCGAGAGCCGATCCGAATAACCTCGCCGCGGCGGGGCCCTGTTTACCGTAAGGTGCTGACCTCGGTCGATGCTTGGTTTCCAGAGGTTACGCTGAGGCCGGCCTGAGCGTCGGCTGACCGCCCATGAGTGCGACTCGTCACTTAAATATGACAGGTCCTATACATTCCCGTTACAATTTTGTGATGTTGCATTGAAGTCGTCGTAACCTCGGCGGTCTTCGCGGAATCACACCAAACGGAGTTTTATGTCAGAGTCATCATCGAGCACAGAACCACAGGTGCGTCGACGGGATCTGCACAGGCGTCGCTCATCGTCCCCATTCTCTCGCGCTCGCACGTCGAAGCGCGAGACCGGGACACCCACCGCCCCTGCTGCCGCTGACTCCGGGACACCGACCGCTTCTGCATCCGCTGCCAGCACGACCGAGACCCTGTCGCCCAGGCGCGCAGCGATGGCCGCCGAGGCACGTGCGGCACAGACATCTCCGCGGCGGAACGCGATGGCTCGTGAAGCCGCCACAGTCCCGACGACCTTCGGTTCTCCGTCCGCCTCGTCGATCCGCCGGGTCAGCGCAGGAGCCGCCGAGAGCCGCGGGTCCGATGGCGCGCTGCTGAAATCCGTGCGCAAGCGGAAGCTGCGGACCGCGTCCACCCTCGCCGCCGTCTCTGTGGCAGGCGCCGCCACTGCAGTGACCATGCTGGTCAACAATCTCAGCGGAGGTGCCGAGGTCAAGACCGACCCGTCTGCCGCCAGTGAGCCCTCTGCCATCAACGCGGAGAAGGTCAACGCCGACGTCCCCGAGGTCAAGGGCAAGTCGGCGATGGAGATCGGCGTGCCCAGCGCCAAGCAGAAGAAGGTCGAAGCCGCGTCCCGCGCAGTCGAGAAGAGCGCCCTGCCCGGCTGCGATGAGAAGCAGAACTTCGACCAGTCCGCCGGCAACGGCGAGCTGCCCGATGAGTGGCTGTGCGACCTCGGCAAGGAAGATCACCGACTCCGTGCCGACGCCGCCGTCTCCTTCGCGAAGATGAACGCCGCCTACAAGAAGGACACCGGCAAGGAACTCGAGATCACGGATTCCTACCGCGACATGGCCGGCCAGCTCTCTGTGGCCAGCCGGAAACCGGGACTGTCGGCTAAGCCGGGCACCTCGCTGCACGGATGGGGTATCGCCCTCGACCTCGGCGGCGGAGTCGCCAACAAGACCGGAGCCTGGGGCTGGCTCGTCGAGCACGGTGACGAATACGGCTGGGAGAACCCGGACTGGGCCAAGGCGAGCATGTACGAACCGTGGCACTGGGAATACACCCCGGCCCGCGACTCGATTCCCGGCAACTGACCGATCAGCAGCCCGTCCGGCAGTTGCCTCAGCGTTGCCGGATCAACTGCGCACGGCCCGCTGCGAGGCACCCTCATCCGCTTTCGAAGTGAGGTGACCTCGCCCGACGAGCGCTTCTCGCTCATCAGCGCGCCGGATCAGCTGCGCAAGGCCCGTCCGTAGCGTCGCCGATAGATGATCTGAGCGATGCGGACGAAGGGTTCGCCGAGTCGCCAGATGCCCAGCCCCGCTCGCGAGACCGACCTCAGAATGAGGAACACTCGGTCATCGGCGGTGCGGATGAGGATGCAGGACTCCTCTCCGGTGATCGGATGTCCCGGCTTCGTGCTGTAGGTGAAACCGCACCGATCCTCGGTTTCGAATACATCGATGACGCGAGACGGCTCGAGCAATCGGAACGGTCCGAGTCGCACCCGAATCGTCGGCTCCTGCCCCCGCTCCACACGGGGCGGTCGACGCGCAGTCTTTGCTGACGCACCGCTGCCGGACGCGCGGTCGCTGCTATCCGAACGTCCATCCACGTCGATATCGAAGCCGCTGCGGATCTTGACCTCCCAGTGCAGGACCTCCTCGGCGCAGCGATCGAACGTGTCCCGGCCACGGCCAACGAAGTACGCGGATTCGAAGTGACGGTATCCGTCGGGACGCTCCAACCACCTCGGCGAGAGAGGATGCGTCAGCGTTTCCGGACGCTCCTGTGGATCTTCGGCCATGTCACCAACCTAACGGACTCAAGTCGCGCGACTCACAGTCCGGACGGTGGGGTGGCGTCGCACGGCCCGCCACGTATGATGCCAAGAACGGCGGACCTCAATCGAATGTCCGCTCAGCATCTGAGCCAGGATCAAGGGAGAACCACGTGCGCACAATCAACGGCATCGACGAGTTCGAATCGCTCATCGGCCAGGAGCTCGGCACCTCCGAGTGGCTGACGATGGACCAGGACGCCATCAACACCTTCGCCGACGTCACCGGCGACCACCAGTGGATCCACGTCGACGAAGCGCGCGCGGCCGAGGGCCCCTACGGTGCGACGATCGTGCACGGATTCTTCACTCTCGCGCTGATTCCGAAGTTCTCCTCCGAGGTCTTCACCATCGAAGGCGTGTCCATCCGCGTCAACTACGGCCTCAACAAGGTCCGCTTCCTCCAGCCCGTCGTCGTCGGCTCGCGCCTGCGCGGAAAGGTCGAGGTCAAGGACGTCATCCGCGGGGATAAGGGCACGCAGGTCATCCTCCAGCAGACGATCGAGATCGATGGCCAGGAGCGGCCCGCCTGCATAGCCGAGGTGGTCACTCTCCTCGTCGAGTGAGGCTCGGCCCTCCGACGAAATTGAGTCGATAGTGGCGAAAAGTCTGAAATTCCCAACTATCTCCGACTTTTCGC encodes:
- a CDS encoding sensor histidine kinase, which produces MSLRWKISLLIVASVIIAVLSCSIVLRQSAARAEDDRMRSTVTEQLTNATAIFSETGVLTLNARIDDPELPKEARKSALKGQSVTIRSEVDGEEIVWAAAPIEVGSHTQVISVRASTKDSQELIGRIDQALLVGMIGSALVVGGVGSIVAGRISRRLTLGAQAARKIAGGDTTTRIADVIDESDQEVWAFATAVDTAVARLTERIDSEQRFTADLAHEMRTPLTGLVNAANLLEEDSRPAELVKDRVVRMQVLVEDLLEVSRLDAGRANPEFTRVDVDQAIRSLLGTMEASGALAGHQIDTHLAALNSTLVTDVRRFERIVSNLLVNAIKHGGDPIRLETSTRSIIVSDSGAGYPPDIVNTGPTRFVSAGGGGMGLGLVIAQGQARLLGIKLIFSNDPVTGGARTEVVFPDEEAQERALRQYVESRSE
- a CDS encoding MaoC family dehydratase, with product MRTINGIDEFESLIGQELGTSEWLTMDQDAINTFADVTGDHQWIHVDEARAAEGPYGATIVHGFFTLALIPKFSSEVFTIEGVSIRVNYGLNKVRFLQPVVVGSRLRGKVEVKDVIRGDKGTQVILQQTIEIDGQERPACIAEVVTLLVE
- a CDS encoding M15 family metallopeptidase → MSESSSSTEPQVRRRDLHRRRSSSPFSRARTSKRETGTPTAPAAADSGTPTASASAASTTETLSPRRAAMAAEARAAQTSPRRNAMAREAATVPTTFGSPSASSIRRVSAGAAESRGSDGALLKSVRKRKLRTASTLAAVSVAGAATAVTMLVNNLSGGAEVKTDPSAASEPSAINAEKVNADVPEVKGKSAMEIGVPSAKQKKVEAASRAVEKSALPGCDEKQNFDQSAGNGELPDEWLCDLGKEDHRLRADAAVSFAKMNAAYKKDTGKELEITDSYRDMAGQLSVASRKPGLSAKPGTSLHGWGIALDLGGGVANKTGAWGWLVEHGDEYGWENPDWAKASMYEPWHWEYTPARDSIPGN
- a CDS encoding response regulator transcription factor, with translation MHIVLVEDDEVIRETTQIGLERFDYTVSAFADGREGYEFVSANGADVLLLDLMLPTMNGASICRAVRERSTIPIIIISARSDAIDIVQALEAGADDYLTKPFDMQVLNARIRAVVRRFITTGTDRFGYSPAPEADEHHDTVIGPGGMVTGDGIPEVLGASPGMDTRDRLRAQLESDDTYLGAGGKFTTAPEADDDEEAIGGAVPPRPSGSPTVAAETSGSDGGLGPFRTRLGSLVLDTGRLTVEVDGEEVHLTPTELRVLLLLTEQPEHVYSREKIAFTVWGYEWAGDSRVVDVHIQRLRKKIGANMIETVRGFGYRFAG
- a CDS encoding DUF1990 family protein, yielding MAEDPQERPETLTHPLSPRWLERPDGYRHFESAYFVGRGRDTFDRCAEEVLHWEVKIRSGFDIDVDGRSDSSDRASGSGASAKTARRPPRVERGQEPTIRVRLGPFRLLEPSRVIDVFETEDRCGFTYSTKPGHPITGEESCILIRTADDRVFLILRSVSRAGLGIWRLGEPFVRIAQIIYRRRYGRALRS